AAGGCTATGGAAAACAACTGAGAAGTACTTTCCCTGCTAACACAACTGTCTTACAAAGAACAGAGATTAAAACCACCACCCAAATGAATGAGCGACCATTTTCAAAGCAAAACAATATGCCCTAAGTCCCTCACTAAGCCTTCCCACTGGTATTTAACTACAGTGCAGTTTACCCCAGAACTGATGTACACAGAGTACATCATACAGTTTGACTTTATAAACAGTTGGTAATAATCTAGTAACCATCATTCGTAAGCCAGTGAGAAAAGTCTTCATCCTCATCTCTCTGAAAAAAACCCATAGGCATAAGTAGTGCCTAAGAGGAAGGTATTCACCTTCAGCCGCTGCTCTGCCGCTATCATGCTATAATAAGCGCAGCACTGCTCTGGAGACACCATAGCCCTGATCTCCTCCTCAGTTGGTAAACGAAAATCAGACTTCAGCACCCACCAGTTTGAGTCCATGCCTAGAAAAGATAGAGAAAATTAGACCATTCTGAATTCCAAAGGCCCTTTCATTGACAGCAACAGGGATAGCAAAACAAGACTGAACTAGGCAATGTCCTAGAAGGTATCAGGCCTAGCCACAGTTAGCCTGACCGTCCGGCAAAGAAAAGCCCTGCTGCTAGGTTTCCTACATCTCATGCAAGACATCCAACAATCACACTGAATTTCCTGACAGGCAAGAttaaatagccaaaaaaaaaaaaaaaaaaaaaaattaaatagtaatcAGAGCCTCCATAATTAGAAGATTGGCTAACTCCTTttgatgactttattttttttttctactttattaacTGTATGTTTATCCTTTTAACTGGAAACCCTAATTCCTTTcttggagagaggcagagaggacaTATAATCAGTCACAACTGATGACCTGTGCGTTTGAAGTCAGCGCAGAGCTTCAGCCTCTTCCGGATGCTGCTTTCTGAATGGGAAGGAAAGgctttttttatatcttccattCGGATCCGCCGTGGCCGATCTTTACTCTTCCAGAACAGGCGGTAAATAAAAACCTGCCCAACAAACcgaattttttttatttggcaAAGTAAGGATAAAAGTCCTCCCCAGGGCCCCTTCCCCTGTTATCCCCTATGTGTTTTGATCTTTCCTGGTATGCCCCCAAATCCACATATCCTTTTATGTACACCCAGACCCCCTCCCTATCCTCTCATCCTTACCTGGAGAAAGTCTCGAATATGTGTATTGGCCCTTTTGGAGTTGGGCCCAGGAACTTCAGACAAGGGGCACTGCTGTCCAACCACAAAAATATCCACTAATTCCCGAATATAGTAACCTTGTCTTGTGCGAATGATAAGGAAGTCAGTTTCTGGCATCTTATGAAGATAAATTGGAGCACGAAAAAGATTGTTCTCAAATgcctaacaaaaataaaaacacaaaagttaTATACAGAAAAACCCTGGAAATTTAGTAAACTaatgagaaaggaaaatcaaGCTTGTTTGCTCTCTATCCCCATTATGCCATCTAAGGTCTATCGAATAACGTAAACAAATTATAACATGGAATATCAAATGAGATTAGACAGATAATTTTTTACCCACTGGCTACCTTTAAGAGTCAGTAGTAGGGAAACTACAGGATTTGGATTCAGATGACACTGGCTCTGCTACTCACTGTATGATGTCAGATAAATTACTTAATATCTATGAGCTTaattttcctcatctacaaaatggagataTTTAAAACACCTATACCTCACACGATTGCTATAAAGATTACATATGAAAATCACTTTATAAACTAACAAGTACCATACTATTACCCTAGACCTAGCATAGCCCTTGACATAATATGTGAAATCAAAACATTtgttaagtaaattaataaaaaaataaaacaacaaaaacaactaatgaaTTAGAAAGTGTGCTAGAAAAGACAGACTAAACATGCAGGACAGAAACATTTGAGCTTGTTTAAGTAGCAGCCAGATGAGGATCAACTATCACAAGAACCTGTGATTCTAAGGAAAGACTTctcaaaaaaatcagaaaagtagaaagaGGGAGGATCTTCAATAGATAGGTGTGGAAAGAAAATTCTAAATGTGAAAAAGAGTTACAGGGGAAGGTAAAAAAGGATCTCTCTGAGAGACTACAAAAGTAGCCACAAAAGAAGGGGATGGACTGGTAGAAAATCTCAATAGAAAGTTACAGGGATAGGAACTCCAGGAACAGTATGAAGGTGATACTCAAAATCTGGTGGGAAATGGATTACAGATGTAAAGGATAAAAAAACAATGTGCTTGGTAGATGCTTTAAGAGAATAAGCAATAGAAGCAATGGAATAAAGTAGGTACAAGAGCAGGTAAAATGGTTAAGATTGCCAAGAGAAATGAAGTGGGGCGGGAGTGGGGGGGAAACAAGGTAGAAGAGTGCTAAAGATTTCCTCACATCATTTGTGGACCTCTGTACGTTCCcttaacaaaatatgtaaaagcTAGGTTACCAGAGGGCATATCTCTATACCCATCAGAACAAAGAGGGGAAAAAACCATTTCACTACAGCTGGGGACTGTAAGTAGCACAGTTCAGGGTGGTTAAATACTCAAAATGACCACGACTAATATAATTAAAACATACCCATCTTACACATACAAATTAAACATTCATAAATTAACtatagtaaattttttaaagatttttttttaatgtggaccatttttaaagcctttattgaatttgttacaatattgcttctgttttatgttttggttttttggccccgaggcatgtgggatcttagctccccaaccagggattgaacctgcaccccctgcattggagggtgaagtcttaaccactggaccaccagggaagtccctatagtaaATTATTAATCCCAGGTTGACTTCCCTATGCCACCCAGATGTTTCTGGACTTCTTACCACTATGTATTTTCAAAAAACGATTTCAAATTTAACTTACTGAATAACATAATAAGGAGCCAGTTTCAATAAAAAGATGCAAAAAATTTTGGATTATAAtcatttttagtttatattgCTTTTTCCCATACCTGATATATAAATAGTATCTCAATCAACTAGAATTGGTCCTTTCTGGGCTGACTAGCTCCTCATCTATCAATTTCCTTAGGGAAGAGTTACAACAGGAAATAATTCCTTACCTGCAGTAATTGTCCAGGATGGAGTGAGCCTAGAAAAGGAGATGTATGGCAGTAAACAGTTTCTCCGTATTTACAATCTGGGGCTCCAGGATCTTTTCCGGGTTTCTATAAGGAATGCAGCAGACCCAGTTACTATCCCAGAATATAATCAATAAGCCTACacaaaatattccatgagcatAGCATTCTTCTAATAGTACTACCTGCAAAATGGATACCATTCCTTTCTCCCAATAAATTTCTagtataaaataacaaaatacacgTTCACATATGATCACTGATATTTAACTACAGCTATGCTAACAACAAAGATTTTCTGAGCAAACTCACCCGCTTATAGTAGTTTTTAATCTTGGTTGCCATGCCAACCTGCATCATTAATGGTCCATTTTCCTCACTATATTCTGCAAGAATAAGATCTCCATCTTTGCCTGTGAGGTCCTGAGGTGTGCGCATGAAAAACATCTCTCCACCACCTGAAGCTTGCCTCTCTTGTTCTCTCATCTGCCGAGAACAGACAATACAGTACAGCTACTGACAGGACAATAATTACAGAGTGATGTTATTCATTGAGACATCAAAAACTTttacttgccttttttttccaatttcattgcaaaaattttcaaacataaagtCAAAACTATGAACACCTATTATCCCACCACTTAGATGTAACTttatattttgccatatttgttttATCTGTAACTATCTCTCAATAGATTTTGCTGAACCATTTTTCAAAGTTGCAGTTATCATGGCACTTCACTGCATTTTCACATGCATATCCCAAGAATAAGGACATTCTCCTAAATAACCACAATAACATTCTATctcatctaaataaataaataatttcctaGTATCGTCTAATATCCAGTCCAGCTCCCCCGTTTGTActccaatgtcttttttttttgcggtacgcgggcctctcactgttgtggcctctctgcggagcacaggctccgcatgcGCAGGCTCACTGgtcatagctcacaggcccagccgctccgcggcatgtgggatcttcccagaccggggcacgaacccgtgtcccctgcatcggcaggcagactctcaaccactgcgccacaagggaagcccctctaatgtCTTTTATAGCTGTTTTTTTCTAACCAAGATTCAATCATACCTTAGCCTTCTTTTTGATGTGCTTTAGCAAGGGCTGGACTGAGTGGGGACCTGGCTGAGATAGTGCCCCAAAAGAGTACTTCTTCAGAGGTGGGCGATGGAACTGCCGTAGTTTAATGGGCCCCATGTGGGTGGGAAAGAAGGGCTGCCGTAATTCCACAGCAGGAATTGAGTGCTAAGACAGAAATATAAGGGTTCAAATTAAACTCCAGCCTAGGCAAGATTTACCCATACCCTCCATCAGAAGAAAGCAGTGGTTCCCATTCACCACAGAATAAAATGCTACTTTTACCTGGATAATATTTCCTCCAAAGGTGCCTCGAAGACCCTGTTGCTTAGGGTAGTAATATTCATCATTGGAGAGATTCCATGGATCTTTCACTTCTGGCTGAGACATGTTCTAATGATAGATCATCAAACCTTAGTCAGACTATCCTTCTCCATTACCTTTCTTCGTTCTTCTAAACCCCAAACCCCTTTTCCCTTCACAGACCTGCTGTGGTTCCTCCTTGATGACTCCTGTTTTCCCTAACAGAATTCGACTCTTCTTCAGAGATGATTCCTTCTTACTCTCCTTGGAGGGGGAGTTAGAAGTagcctcttccttttcatctggAATTTCTAAGGAAACAAAAGTTACCGTGGAGTTATCCTTGAAGATTCACCTTTCCTAATGACACCTTCGCAATTCCTAACCAGATTTCTCATCCTTCTCCAGACCACTTCCAGTCCATAATCAACTCCAACCAAACTACACTCCTGACATCTCCAAGGTACTACTTTCCAACATTCCTACCTTTTGAGTTTCCCCTGAACAATACACAAATACTAGAAACTGACAGCCACAACTTTGCTGTCTCAAACTGCTATCAAGAAGCTTCTAGTCTTGACCTTCCCAACCCTTCTGATTTGCTCCTACCCCTGACATTTGCAGAGCAGGCTGTCAATTACGGAGGATAAACACTGACCCAGCCAGTACCATACCCAAAATGAGGTTCTCATCATTGGGATCAAGTGTCAAAACAGGAGGCTCCAAGAGCCGGGGCATGGCCTGGGCGTCCCAAATGATATTGTCCTCCCAGCGTCCATACACTAACTCCTCATTGTCAATGGGAAAAATGGAGTACCAAGGTTTGTCATCATCCAGGGTTGCTGCAAAACCTAGTCAAAACACgaggaaacaataacaaacaaaacatttatgCCCCCTTCAATTCTAGCAAAGGGAAAAGGAGCAATGCTAGTAGTTACTCATGTGGCTACTGAAAAGGAACCTAGTGGATacagtgtattttaaaaaatgttgcagACAAAAATGTTCACTGCAATGTTTTTTTATAATAGTCAAAATTTAAACAGCTAAGTGTTTAATAATggactgattaaataaattatggtaataAATGATATGGTAAAATATGCTAACAATAAATGTAgtaaattatattatatttaaaatacaataattatTGGTAAGTTATGAAAACATCCATGTATGACTGCTATGTAACTAATAAAGTGTTTAGATAGATGCgaacgaaaaagaaaaaaaactatttcttagatttaaaagacatttttggttttcctctgaatataaaagaaatccagattaactcaataaaatttggaaaatacaggaaaGGTATAAAGAAAACTGCAAAGCTGTTTGTGATCTTACAAACTAGAAGGAACCACTGTGAATCCCACAGTATATTCCCTTTTAGTAAACTTTCTGTTTatatagtgtttttttctttttcacttatgcAAACAGGGTATCAAATATGCCACATcatatctgggtttttttttccttttaaaatgagtTTCCCATGTCATTAAACATTGATAATCTCTAGATGGCAGGATTACCAGTGATCTTTGACACTGTACTGCACCTTCAAAGTTTTTTACATTAAGCATAGCATACCTTTTTTTGAGTGTCCACGTCTatttaaggaggaaaaaagcAAATTCTAGAATGATAAAGATAAACGGCCTTTGAAAACAAAAGCAGACTGTAAAGAAAAAAGCATTGTTACAGttcagaaagatctttttttaaaattttatttatttatttatggctgtgttgggtgtttctttctgtgcgagggctttctctagttggggcaagtgggggccactcctcatcgcggtgcctgggcctctcactatcgcggcctctcttgctgcggagcacaggctccagacatgcaggctcagtaattgtggctcacggggctagctgctccgcggcatgtgggatcttcccagaccagggctcgaacccatgtcccctgcattggcaggcagattctcaaccactgcaccacccgggaagccccccaGAAAGATCTTTAATTTCAAAgtagttttcacatttttctaatgAGAACCGGGAAGCCCCCAAGATCTTTAATTTCAAAgtagtttttcacatttttctaatgAGAAATCAGAGTCCAACCTAGCTCATTAACAgtgtaaaaaaaaacattaaagacTAGAATCAGGGCTCAGATTCAAAACATTTTACTGTCCCTCAGCAGCCAAGATCACAGCTAAGCCTACTTAAGATGACTGAGATGAAGGACAGTTTGTGCTGGACACTGCGGGCATAGATGCACACCTTGTTGAACATTGTAAGCCATGGCATTCCTAGTCATGCTGGAAGGAAGCCAGCCGGCCAAGCTTGCACGCTGTGGTTTTGTCCCTTTGTGTTTGACATCCTCTCCATCCCAGATGATATCATCCTCCCAATGCAGCTGTGTCACCATCAGGAAGTTTTCATCAGCCAGAAGATCAGTGCCACTGCTTTCCTCAAGTTTCCTGAAGCCCTACACAAGTAGAAGAGGAACAACAAATCCCTGAATGGTCACTCATCAGAGTTCCCACTCCAAATGCCACAACCGATACATCAAATGTGGTCCCTGACTTGAGAGAAGAACCTGATAACAAAGGGGTATCTGCCTCCTCCCCCTCCTAGTCTGGCGCAGCACTCATCTCACAAACAGAATCCTTGCAGTGGGGCCAAGTTGCCAGGGTGATATACCACACCAAACAAAAGGCTTGGACACCTCAATCTCCCACCAAGGAAACCCTACCCAGTGTCTCCCCAGTTGAAAAGTAAAGTAAAACTGATAGGGCTCTGGGCACAGTGATTCCTTTCTTACACACCAGTGTCACTTACCTCCATCATTCTACATTTCATCACAGGTTCAAGTTCCATCTTCCTCAGTTTGAAGCCATAGTCAAACCCACTGCCATCTTCAGGAACACCTAGCATATCATACCACAGTCTAGCAGGACCATAACGCCACTCAGCCACTCTTGGTTTGGTGTCTGTCACTTTATCTGTATCTCCAGTTGACTGGGAAAACTTGGACTCCACAGGAGCCATCATTGTGATCTGTAACAGAATAAAGTAGAAGGGGAGGAAGATATCCTGATCCCAGATGCCCTAAGGCTACAGGGAGTTAAGAGGCAGGAGGGGAACTTAGAGGAGCCATAACAATGAATCTTGAACAGGACTGGAGTTCGAATGTAAACAATGCAGGTATATCATGGCATACTCTTATCATTCAACTTTCCTACTCATCAGTGTATCACCATCTGCCTGCCCCCAATACTTTTCTATTACAACAGGGAAGGGACAGCCACTGGGATTGAAATCATGATTACTTAATAATAATCAGCACAGGACACTGCCTGTTAAGGTATTATTTTCAATTTAGACATAAGCTAGGGAGAACTCATTTGTTCCCCTCTTAGGTCTTAATTCCAGATCTCTACTTTGCCTACTTCATCATCAGAGAGACACTGCtctggaggtggtggtggagcGTAGTCATAGTTCCACAAAGATTTCTGGTTGACTTCTGATTCTACTGAGCACTCCACCTCCTGGATCTGCTCTTCCTGTATTAGTTCACGgtgcttcttcttcctctttctccgaGCACTCCGCCAAACAGATGGGACATTCTTCCCTGGTCCAAAAAGACGTAGGAAGCGTAACACCTAGAACACAAAACATGCTTCTATGTCAGAGACTCAATGTCAGATAGGAAAACCAGTAGCTCTGAGTCTGGAAACTCCCTTGAGGATTCTACTCAACTGTGAGGGAGGGATCAAGAAATGCTGAACTCGGACTTATAACATCTGCCAAGAAAGTAAAGTGTTCCTTAATAATTTGGATTAGTTCTTTTAAAACAGAAAGGACAATTTCTAATGAGAACTATATAAATCACTGTACTATCAATgcacaaaacttaaaaaaaggaaacctttAGATTCTACCATTCTACCCATTCCATATTCAGTATCTTAACAACACAACTCAGTATCTACAAGAGGGCAGTGGTTTGCAATGTGGACATTCTCCATAGAAAGTAtgttcccgggcttccctggtggcgcagtggttgagaatctgcctgctaatgcaggggacacgggtttgagccctggtctgggaagatcccacatgccgcagagcaattaggcccgtgagccacaactactgagcctgcgcgtctggagcctgtgctctgcaacaagagaggccgcgacagtgagaggcccgcgcaccacgatgaagagtggcccccgcttgccacgactagagaaagccctcgcgcagaaaccaagatccaacacagcaaaaatcaattaattaattaattaattaaccctACCccaaacatctaaaaaaaaaagtaccttccCAGGACGAAATTCTGGGAAAAGTTCTGTGACACTCGGCAACAGCTTGGTGGCATCATGCTGCATAATCCCAGCCAATGGTAGGGTCAGCTTTCCATCCTCTGATTCTGCCTGTGTTGCTTCCTGAAGTCCCATCTCAGATTCTGAGTCAGAGGAACTACTGAAGTCCACTTTCTCTGAGGCCAAAGAGGAAGGGGCAATGATGGAGGGCAAGATGATGCCTTCTCCATCCTCAGACACTGCAACAAGGAAGAGAAACCCCTTTGGCATGTAACTGTGAGCATATTTCCTCAAATTCAGCCAACACCCACTCTAGGCTTAAGCATGGCTCAATGGCAGGGGATACAGTTCCAAGCACCCAGATTACTAGTAGGCAACCCAGAAAACTCATTCCAACTCATTATCTCCCACCATCCCCAACTCACCTTGTACCTGGTACCCTGGGGTTGTGATAAGAGAAAACAAACACTATTACTACATTTACTACTTTCTGTAAGTATATTAGGTTAAAGAAATGTGACCAATAGAAAAATTACGTAACACTTTTATACCAGTCAGGCCTTATGTCTGATTCAGGGACCCATAAACTGGAGAGATTTTTTTAAGTCCACAGGATAACAATGAAATTATTTAGCATAAAATAACATCTATGCCACGAAGTTACCAAATGCTACTTAGCCTGCAGACTAAAAAGGAAATGGCTTAAAACTCTAATAGGAGACACTTAGGTTGACATAAGCCTCAAAATACAGGAGATCAAAGACACTGCTCTTCCCCAATCTTCTAGCCTAGAACAGGGTTACTTACTGCTGTTGCGGACATAGGAATAGGTGAGATGATCATTAAAGACCCTGCCTTTGAAATCTCTGATTCTGACAGCTGGCTCTAAATGATTTATACACATTCTAGATGCCTTCCtatttaatcatttcttttaagGAGAGTCATCTAAACAGGTAGTTTCCAAATACCAGTATAGATCAGTTGCATCAGAAATTACTTGGGGGAATTCTCTGAAATCCCTGAGCTCTACCTCAGATCTTCTGAATCAGATTCTCAGATTTTTAAGACTCGAGGTGATTCTGATGGGCAGCCAGATTTGAGAACCACACTGACCTAAACTACTTTTTCTTGAGCGCTTGTTAAAATACTCTtgtcaaatgttttaaaaataaaatttccctttAATACTGAAATTTGAAAATTGTATGAATCACTTCTAGAAGTTGCGTCCTTTCCTAGCAGCTTAATTTTAATAGCTCACTATGAGCATGCCAAAAATTTGGACCAGGAATGGAACTTGCTCCTTAGACAAAATTAGACAGTCTCTACTTACCACCAGTAATAGCATCCTGGTCCTTATCCTTCTTCATTGgtcctgggggtggaggtggaggaggcATCAACTTGCAATCAATGTCTTCACAATCAGCATCATAGTCATCCTCATCATAATCTAATAAAACCAAGAAAGTGATCTCCTCAATATCCAGAATGTCACACAACAGCCTTGAGCGCCCTTGTCGTTCAAGAATTTAAAGCACCACATGAAGAACTAGGCAGATGCCTTGAGAACACACAAGAGATGCAGCTTCTGCCTTCAGAAAGAGATGACACCATATCGCCAAGTGCTGTTAACACCATGTATATCTCACACAGGAATGTAGGAAGCTCCCAAGAACTGTTTAAAACCTTCGCTCCTTCTCCTGGTCAAACCCTGTTCCTTTATTTTCATGCTACTCAATCTCATAACTGAATTTAACATTCTTCTTTCCTCTGTCAGCTTAAGACTGGACTTTTTTCTCACCTCCCAAGTCTCTgacacatttttttctgtctaCCTTCTGTAGTCTGTTATTCTTTTCACTACCCTTTAACCAGTGGCATCACTCAATACTTAGTCCTGAACACTCTGCTTTTATTCCTCTATACACTCTCCATTCCCTTTCTAAAGAATCACCTTTATCCAGACTAAACTCAAATCTGTTAAGTCTTGCCCTGACTTAGCCCCTCTACAATTGCATGTTCTGCTGCCTGAagagcttttccattcatatattcAACAACCGCGTTCCGTATCACACTGAAATATCCTTCAACTCTTTTAAGTTCCCTTTTGTTACTATCAATACCTCCTCCATCCTCATTTTCCCAGCTTAAGATTTTAGCCTCCTGTCTCCTTCATCAATCTCTTACCCCCAACACACCTTTTCCAATCAATCATTAATAGTAGTCATTACAGCAACTTCTATTCACTGAGCTCCCATTATGTGCCATGTACATTTAGCTATTTTATCTATAATCCTCCCAATAATGCTACAGAGTAGGAATTATTCTGAGATACAGAAGCGAAGTGACTTAGGGTCATACAGTTTTAAGTGACAAGGTCAGAATTCAAGCCTGGT
Above is a window of Mesoplodon densirostris isolate mMesDen1 chromosome X, mMesDen1 primary haplotype, whole genome shotgun sequence DNA encoding:
- the TAF1 gene encoding transcription initiation factor TFIID subunit 1 isoform X8 → MGREWDLLFCKAAARIAAAIMSDTDSDEDSAGGRPFSLTGFLFGNINGAGQLEGESVLDDECKKHLAGLGALGLGTLITELTANEELIGIDGALVNDEGWIRSTEDAVDYSDINEVAEDESRRYQQTMGTLQPLCHADYDEDDYDADCEDIDCKLMPPPPPPPGPMKKDKDQDAITGVSEDGEGIILPSIIAPSSLASEKVDFSSSSDSESEMGLQEATQAESEDGKLTLPLAGIMQHDATKLLPSVTELFPEFRPGKVLRFLRLFGPGKNVPSVWRSARRKRKKKHRELIQEEQIQEVECSVESEVNQKSLWNYDYAPPPPPEQCLSDDEITMMAPVESKFSQSTGDTDKVTDTKPRVAEWRYGPARLWYDMLGVPEDGSGFDYGFKLRKMELEPVMKCRMMEGFRKLEESSGTDLLADENFLMVTQLHWEDDIIWDGEDVKHKGTKPQRASLAGWLPSSMTRNAMAYNVQQGFAATLDDDKPWYSIFPIDNEELVYGRWEDNIIWDAQAMPRLLEPPVLTLDPNDENLILEIPDEKEEATSNSPSKESKKESSLKKSRILLGKTGVIKEEPQQNMSQPEVKDPWNLSNDEYYYPKQQGLRGTFGGNIIQHSIPAVELRQPFFPTHMGPIKLRQFHRPPLKKYSFGALSQPGPHSVQPLLKHIKKKAKMREQERQASGGGEMFFMRTPQDLTGKDGDLILAEYSEENGPLMMQVGMATKIKNYYKRKPGKDPGAPDCKYGETVYCHTSPFLGSLHPGQLLQAFENNLFRAPIYLHKMPETDFLIIRTRQGYYIRELVDIFVVGQQCPLSEVPGPNSKRANTHIRDFLQVFIYRLFWKSKDRPRRIRMEDIKKAFPSHSESSIRKRLKLCADFKRTGMDSNWWVLKSDFRLPTEEEIRAMVSPEQCCAYYSMIAAEQRLKDAGYGEKSFFAPEEENEEDFQMKIDDEVRTAPWNTTRAFIAAMKGKCLLEVTGVADPTGCGEGFSYVKIPNKPTQQKDDKEPQPVKKTVTGTDADLRRLSLKNAKQLLRKFGVPEEEIKKLSRWEVIDVVRTMSTEQARSGEGPMSKFARGSRFSVAEHQERYKEECQRIFDLQNKVLSSTEILSTDTDSSSAEDSDFEEMGKNIENMLQNKKTSSQLSREREEQERKELQRMLLAAGSAASGNNHRDDDTASVTSLNSSATGRCLKICRTFRDEEGKEYVRCETVRKPAVIDAYVRIRTTKDEEFIRKFALFDEQHREEMRKERRRIQEQLRRLKRNQEKEKLKGPPEKKPKKMKERPDLKLKCGACGAIGHMRTNKFCPLYYQTNAPPSNPVAMTEEQEEELEKTVIHNDNEELIKVEGTKIVLGKQLIESADEVRRKSLVLKFPKQQLPPKKKRRVGTTVHCDYLNRPHKSIHRRRTDPMVTLSSILESIINDMRDLPNTYPFHTPVNAKVVKDYYKIITRPMDLQTLRENVRKRLYPSREEFREHLELIVKNSATYNEKLFIFVFRGPSRVLDTYRGRRNLLVPTVIQGDKDKCINKNQLGRGMGRAEALIDPDLSIHAGSL